The sequence below is a genomic window from Gemmatimonadales bacterium.
GAGGAGCTGATCGGACTGCTGCGCACGGCACTGGCGCACAGCGACGGTCCGTTCTGCACCCGATATCCGCGGGACAAGGCGCCCGCCGAGCCGCGCGCCGCGGGCGAGATCCGGCCGGTGCCCTACGGCACCTGGGAGCAGCTCCGGAGCGGCAAGGATGTCGCCATCCTCGCGGTCGGGACCATGGTGCAGCCTGCGCAGGGCGCGGCGGAGCTGCTCGCGGCCGACGGGATCGACTGCGCGGTGATCAACTGCCGTTTCCTGAAGCCGCTCGACCAGGCGATGCTGGAGGCGCTGCTGCAGGAGCACCGGACCATCGTCACGGTCGAGGAGGGCACGATCGTCAACGGCTTCGGCGCCTGTCTCGCCGAGACGCTCCAGACCACCTATCCGGAGGTGCGGGTGGTCGCCCTCGGCGTGCCAGACCGTCTGGTCGAGCAGGCTCCCCGGCCGGAGCAGCTCGAGCTCTTCGGCCTCACCGCGGCGGGCATTGCCCGGCGGATCACGGCGCTCCAGCACGAGGAGAGCCTCGAGGCTCGATGAAGGTCGGCGTCGTCGGGAATCCGCGGTACCGCGATCTCAAGGCCGTCCTGGAGCAGGTCGCCGACCAGGCGCCCGCGCGCGGGATCATGCTGTACACCGAGGAGCGGCTCTGCGAATTCTGGAACCGAGAGGTTCCGGTCTTCGAGGGAGTAGACCTCGATGCCCTGATCACCTTCGGCGGGGATGGCACGCTGCTCCGCGGAGCCCGTCTGCTCGGCGCCCGCGAGACCCCGATCCTCGGCATCAATCTCGGGCGGGTCGGTTTTCTCACCACGGCCACCCGGCCGACGCTCGATCCCGCGCTCGATGCGCTGGTGGGCGGGCGCTACGTGATCGAGCGGCGTCAGGCGCTTCAGGCGGAGATCAAGGACGGCGCCGGCAACGGGCGCGCGCTCCAGATGGCCATGAACGACGTGGCCGTGCACAAGGGCGGCGTGGCCAGGGTGATCCGGGTCAACGTCTTCATCCAGGGCGAAAACGTCGGACCCTATAGCGCCGATGGCCTCATCGTCGCCACGCCAACGGGGTCGACCGCGTACAGTCTGAGCGCCGGCGGCCCGATCGTGGTGCCCGGGGTGGAGGCGATGGTGGTGACTCCCATCGCGGCCCACACCCTGGCGGTGCGCCCGCTGGTGGTACCGTCCTCCTATCGCATTGTGATCGAACCGATGGCCGGCTGGTCCGAGGACCTGCTGGTCTCCTTCGACGGGCAGACCGGAACCACGCTCGCGCCGGGCGAGAGCGTGGACGTGCGGCGCGCCGATCATCGGGTCTGTCTCATCCGTCTGGGTGGGGACGGCTTTTTCGGGCGGATGCGCCAGAAGCTCCACTGGGGCGATCTCTCGGGGAGGGGCGAGGGGCCGTGAGCCGGCGGCGGGGTGCTCTTCTCCGCATGACATCTCAGTCGACCTGAACCACGCTGCACACCCATGCTCACCGAGCTCCGCGTCCGCGACCTCGCGACCATCGCCGACGTTACCCTGCACCTCGGTCCCGGCCTCAACGTCCTCACCGGCGAGACCGGGGCGGGGAAGTCGATGCTGGTGGACGCGCTCGCCTTACTGCTCGGTGAGCGCGCCGCCAGCGGCAGCGTCCGCCCAGGGGCAGGTAAGGCGATCATCGAGGGCGCCTTCGAGGGGATCGACGGACCTACCCGGCGCGCCATCGAAGCCCTGGGGCTGGACGTGGAGGATGGGCGGGTGGTCGTGCGCCGCGAGGTCTCCGCCGAGGGGCGCTCGCGGGCCTGGGTGAACGGCAGCCCCACAACCGCCGCCGTCCTGGCGCAGCTGGGCGCGCTGCTGGTGGACCTCCACGGACAGCACGAGACCCAATCCTTACTCCACGCCGATGCGCAGCGGGACATTCTCGACAGCTTCGCCCACGCGGAAGCGGAGCGCGCGGCGGTGGCCGAGGCGCATCGCGCCGTTGCCGCGCTCCGGACCGAGGAAGCGGCGCTCGCCTCGAGACGGGACGAGGTGCGCCGCCGGGCCGACTATCTCCGCCACGTCGTCGGTGAGATCGATCGGGCGAAGCTCAGGCCGAACGAGGACGCGGCGCTGCAGGTGGAGGCCCGCCGGCTGAGCCAGGCAGGTGCGCTGGCGGAACAGGCGCAGCGGATCGCTGATGCGCTCGAGGGCGACGGCGGGAACGCACTCGCCGCCCTGGCGGCGGCGGACCGCGCGCTGGGCGGGCTCGAGAAGGTCGATCCCGCCTGCGCCGCCTGGCGCGAGATGCTCGACGCCGCGTACGCCAACCTCTCGGAGCTCGCCCGGCTCGCGGCGACGTACGCCGAGGAGGTGGCGGAAGATCCGGGGCGGCTGGCGGAGGTGGAACAGCGGCGCGATCTGATCTTCCGGCTGAGTCAGAAGTACGGCGCAACGGTTGAGGCGGTGCTGGCCACCCGCGAGCAATCGGCCGCGGAGCTCGACCTGC
It includes:
- a CDS encoding NAD(+)/NADH kinase, which produces MKVGVVGNPRYRDLKAVLEQVADQAPARGIMLYTEERLCEFWNREVPVFEGVDLDALITFGGDGTLLRGARLLGARETPILGINLGRVGFLTTATRPTLDPALDALVGGRYVIERRQALQAEIKDGAGNGRALQMAMNDVAVHKGGVARVIRVNVFIQGENVGPYSADGLIVATPTGSTAYSLSAGGPIVVPGVEAMVVTPIAAHTLAVRPLVVPSSYRIVIEPMAGWSEDLLVSFDGQTGTTLAPGESVDVRRADHRVCLIRLGGDGFFGRMRQKLHWGDLSGRGEGP
- the recN gene encoding DNA repair protein RecN translates to MLTELRVRDLATIADVTLHLGPGLNVLTGETGAGKSMLVDALALLLGERAASGSVRPGAGKAIIEGAFEGIDGPTRRAIEALGLDVEDGRVVVRREVSAEGRSRAWVNGSPTTAAVLAQLGALLVDLHGQHETQSLLHADAQRDILDSFAHAEAERAAVAEAHRAVAALRTEEAALASRRDEVRRRADYLRHVVGEIDRAKLRPNEDAALQVEARRLSQAGALAEQAQRIADALEGDGGNALAALAAADRALGGLEKVDPACAAWREMLDAAYANLSELARLAATYAEEVAEDPGRLAEVEQRRDLIFRLSQKYGATVEAVLATREQSAAELDLLDTADVDLKALAARRGAAESALAAAAASLSARRRDAADRLARAVNRLLPQLGLAGGKLSVTLGALSEPTALGQESVVFDVRLNLGLEAKPLARVASGGELSRLMLALKVVLVRHDAIATLVFDEVDQGIGGEVGAQVGAALAEVAERHQVLVITHLPQIAARGDQHLVVSKEARGGIATSDVQATHGEDRVAEIARMLGDTEGEAARRHAQALLRKEGKVRR